The nucleotide window AAAGGAAACGCGTGTGTTCTTCTCCAGACTGGATATTTCTAATAACAATGATGGTTCAATATCAGCGCCAATCACTAGAATTTTGATGTTGAGTGCTGCAAAGTATTTTTTGACTTCTGTAGCATGATTAAGTGTAGTTACTACGATTTTTATGTGTTGGAGCTTATCATGTATTGAATCTTCATGGAAAGGCAAGTCCTCCAGAAATAAGGTCTCCACATTCAAGCCAGTCGCCTTTTCGATAACTTGACGGTAAAAGAAATGATCGTGGCCCTTACATTCTACAAACAGGATGTCTGATTGACCGTCAGGAAATGAGCTCTGTTGCAACGCATACGCCAATCCCGTCATAAAAAATGGTTTGAGTTCAATGTTGTTCAACTCCACTTGCTTCACGGTTTCTTTTATCAGATCCATTAGTAATAAGCTTTGTTCATGGTATAACTGCCCTTTGGCAGTAACCTGTGTTCCCCGTCCCTTGTTCATCGTGACGAACCCCTCATCGCGCAGCTGATTATATACCAGATTAATCGTGTTGCGGTTCACTCCCAGTTCCTCAGCTAATTGGTTTGCCGCTGGCAACATATCTCCGGATTGTATTATTCCCATTGCAATGAGACATTTCAATTGCTCTCTAATCTGCGTATTTACATTAAAAGTCCAATCAGGATCTATCCTCAATGTTAATTGTTTGGTATCCAATGATATAAACCTCTTTTCATAGCTATATGGTTATATTATAACTAAAATCAGCTAATGCTCCAATGGAATCACCCTACATATCGAATTATATTGACATAATACCACTTTGATTATATAACTAAATAACTATGTAAATATGAATTAGGAGGCAATGACGTGCGATCAATTGAGGTAACCGATTTTCTAGCTAAAATGAAGGGAACGGGTAGGAGCACACTAAAAGTCGATCCTTTTAGTGCACTTATTGGGGGGATCGGAGGTTTTGTGACCATCAGTATTTTATCTTTACTCACCCTTTGGACTTCAAATCTATG belongs to Paenibacillus sp. FSL H8-0079 and includes:
- a CDS encoding GntR family transcriptional regulator codes for the protein MDTKQLTLRIDPDWTFNVNTQIREQLKCLIAMGIIQSGDMLPAANQLAEELGVNRNTINLVYNQLRDEGFVTMNKGRGTQVTAKGQLYHEQSLLLMDLIKETVKQVELNNIELKPFFMTGLAYALQQSSFPDGQSDILFVECKGHDHFFYRQVIEKATGLNVETLFLEDLPFHEDSIHDKLQHIKIVVTTLNHATEVKKYFAALNIKILVIGADIEPSLLLEISSLEKNTRVSFICLGKIGGEWMASRVQEAGIHHLNVETLGWEEELDQEESLRLLQKTDRVYASGAVFPALFKLAPDKVVPYPMRLEPSSANLLNDISIHSDMK